Proteins found in one Cellulomonas palmilytica genomic segment:
- the menE gene encoding o-succinylbenzoate--CoA ligase has protein sequence MSRPLRDVPPRAEDLLDALGPALDGTGPAVRVTPSPAAVVGPSSAEVEVELEVEVDDDVALAVATSGSTGEPRTALLTAAALRASGLATTNRLAGPGRWLLVLPVEHVAGLQVLVRSVLAGTRPVVALGTPFTGPGFADAVARLRVGTPAGAPLYTSLVPTQLVRVLDDEAATDAARAFDAILLGGAAAPAPLLERASAAGLRVVTTYGMTETCGGCVYDGVPLDGVDVRLDGSGRILLGGDVLTVGYLGRPDLDPFVTVDGRRWLRTHDLGRLDDGVLTVLGRADDVVVTGGVNVAPAAVEAALARVPGVAEALVVGVPDETWGQAVAALVVAADPAGPPALADVRAHVADALDAAHAPRHLVVVDALPLRGPGKPDRRAAAALVVENLSSPAPDAGPTTTPGSPA, from the coding sequence GTGAGCCGGCCGCTGCGTGACGTACCGCCGCGCGCCGAGGACCTGCTCGACGCGCTGGGTCCCGCGCTCGACGGCACGGGTCCGGCCGTGCGGGTGACGCCGTCGCCCGCCGCCGTCGTCGGGCCGTCCTCGGCGGAGGTCGAGGTCGAGCTCGAGGTCGAGGTCGACGACGACGTGGCGCTCGCCGTGGCGACGTCCGGCTCGACCGGTGAGCCGCGCACCGCCCTGCTGACCGCCGCCGCCCTACGCGCGTCGGGGCTGGCGACCACGAATCGCCTCGCGGGGCCCGGGCGGTGGCTGCTGGTGCTGCCCGTCGAGCACGTCGCGGGGCTGCAGGTCCTGGTGCGCTCGGTGCTCGCCGGGACGCGGCCGGTCGTCGCGCTCGGCACGCCGTTCACGGGCCCCGGCTTCGCCGACGCGGTCGCCCGGCTGCGCGTCGGCACCCCCGCCGGCGCGCCGCTGTACACCTCGCTGGTCCCCACGCAGCTCGTCCGGGTCCTCGACGACGAGGCCGCGACCGACGCCGCGCGCGCGTTCGACGCGATCCTCCTGGGCGGGGCCGCCGCGCCCGCTCCCCTCCTGGAGCGCGCCAGCGCCGCGGGACTACGCGTCGTGACCACGTACGGCATGACCGAGACGTGCGGCGGGTGCGTCTACGACGGCGTGCCGCTCGACGGCGTCGACGTCCGGCTGGACGGGTCCGGCCGGATCCTGCTCGGCGGGGACGTCCTCACCGTCGGCTACCTCGGCCGCCCGGACCTCGACCCGTTCGTCACGGTCGACGGCCGCCGCTGGCTGCGCACCCACGACCTCGGTCGGCTCGACGACGGCGTGCTCACCGTCCTCGGGCGGGCCGACGACGTCGTCGTGACCGGTGGCGTGAACGTGGCCCCCGCCGCCGTGGAGGCCGCGCTCGCCCGCGTCCCGGGCGTCGCCGAGGCGCTCGTCGTCGGTGTCCCCGACGAGACGTGGGGGCAGGCCGTCGCCGCGCTCGTCGTCGCCGCGGACCCCGCCGGCCCACCCGCGCTCGCGGACGTGCGCGCCCACGTCGCCGACGCGCTCGACGCCGCGCACGCCCCGCGCCACCTCGTCGTCGTCGACGCCCTGCCGCTGCGCGGCCCCGGCAAGCCCGACCGCCGCGCCGCCGCCGCGCTCGTCGTCGAGAACCTGTCCTCCCCCGCGCCGGACGCGGGACCGACCACCACCCCTGGGAGCCCCGCGTGA